One window from the genome of SAR202 cluster bacterium encodes:
- a CDS encoding BrnT family toxin: MNIVELEWDDRNIKHIARHSVSPEEVEDVCFGFHFARSEHGGRYVLSGQSDAGRYLNVIVEDLGRGRFRPITAFEMSDNYKASYRRRMSKRE; this comes from the coding sequence ATGAATATAGTTGAACTAGAATGGGACGATAGGAATATAAAGCATATAGCCAGGCACAGTGTATCACCCGAAGAAGTGGAGGATGTGTGTTTCGGTTTTCATTTTGCTAGGAGTGAGCATGGCGGACGCTATGTACTGAGTGGGCAGTCTGATGCAGGCAGATATCTAAACGTGATAGTTGAAGATTTGGGGAGGGGAAGGTTCCGACCAATTACGGCCTTTGAGATGAGTGATAACTATAAAGCTAGCTATCGACGGCGGATGTCGAAAAGGGAGTAG
- a CDS encoding YbaB/EbfC family nucleoid-associated protein: protein MMNKQFLKQAQQMQARLAQAQTEIEQAKVEGSAGGGVVKVVMTGKQVLESVTISPEAAQDVELLQDLILAAVNDASTKVQDMVSKKMGAVTGGMKIPGLM, encoded by the coding sequence ATGATGAACAAGCAGTTCCTTAAACAGGCCCAGCAAATGCAGGCCCGCCTCGCCCAGGCCCAAACGGAAATCGAACAGGCCAAGGTGGAAGGCTCCGCCGGCGGCGGTGTCGTCAAAGTCGTCATGACCGGCAAGCAAGTCCTGGAGTCCGTCACCATCTCCCCCGAAGCCGCCCAGGACGTGGAACTCCTTCAAGACCTAATACTAGCCGCCGTCAACGACGCCTCCACCAAAGTCCAGGACATGGTCTCCAAAAAAATGGGCGCCGTCACCGGCGGCATGAAAATCCCCGGCCTAATGTAG